From the Mangifera indica cultivar Alphonso chromosome 10, CATAS_Mindica_2.1, whole genome shotgun sequence genome, one window contains:
- the LOC123226797 gene encoding putative disease resistance protein RGA4, which produces MAETIVSVIAGELLSKVMSLTSNEVSLGWGVKNDVQELAGTLTTIKAVLLDAEEKQTQNEKLRVWLEKLKEVCYDVEDVLDETEVKDLLGHKIKKINKRLAKIAIEKDDFNLTEKIYSNNILDWERETHSFVRASDVIGRDKDKEEVMKILLCPNDGHENVSVISIIGIGGLGKTTLAKLVYNDDKVSDYFKLKMWICVSDEFSLKRLLIDIINSAIGQKYNHMSMDQLQTTLRDIIRDKKYLLVLDDVWNENYELWYDLRNLLMECVSGSKIIVTTRSDHVASIMGSVSTYKLKGLSLNQCLLVFVKYAFKEGQEKQHPNLLEIGKEIVKKCRGVPLAVRALGSLLYSSNFEQDWINVRDTEIWKLDQKDNSILHALKISYNHLSPPLKQCFVFCSIFPKDFTFWNFNLIKFWMANGLLEAPNENEDLETIGMQYIKELMWRSFFQDIQDCENGVYSFKIHDLMHDVATLLFQNEGFIVKGSTLITTKTSYRHLLCHLDASQEEAPSFLPNQINSVRGNLRSIMFFTRVGENITVSQSFLELIVSRFQFLRLLHLSGLGIEAVPKRIGNLKHLRYLELSFNPKIKKLPSSIYKLQSLQYLSLFECKKLQELSGDVKYLINLRGLTLTTVQKHLPNNGIGCLNSLRFLIIRNCSKLKYLCEDIGRLRVIRIIHISQCPSLISLPRGVRSLSSLEDLRLVDCVRLNLDLSIGSDEQHNHEELNSTGPPLRLLEIDNLPQLVKLPQWLLRCSTNTLQTLRIGNCSNLKALPESMQKLQALRVWNCPELSSLPKDINHLIALRELIIEDCPILTERCKPEGGEDWPKIAHIPQIELDGEVIKSTEN; this is translated from the exons atggcaGAAACAATTGTTTCTGTTATTGCTGGGGAACTCTTGAGTAAGGTGATGTCCCTTACTTCCAATGAAGTCTCCTTGGGATGGGGTGTCAAGAATGATGTACAAGAGCTTGCTGGCACCTTAACCACCATCAAAGCTGTTCTCTTAGATGCTGAGGAGAAACAAACCCAAAATGAGAAGCTGAGAGTTTGGTTGGAAAAGCTTAAGGAGGTTTGCTATGATGTTGAAGATGTTTTGGATGAAACTGAGGTGAAAGATTT GTTGGGCCATAAAATCAAGAAGATTAACAAAAGGTTGGCAAAAATAGCTATTGAAAAGGATGATTTTAATCTCACTGAGaaaatttatagtaataatattttagattggGAGAGAGAAACCCACTCTTTTGTGCGCGCTTCAGATGTTATTGGTAGAGATAAAGACAAAGAGGaggttatgaaaattttattgtgTCCAAATGATGGTCATGAAAATGTTTCTGTTATTTCTATTATTGGAATTGGAGGTTTAGGAAAGACCACGCTTGCTAAATTGGTGTATAATGATGACAAAGTGAGTGATTATTTTAAGTTGAAGATGTGGATTTGTGTGTCGGAtgaattttctctaaaaaggcTTTTGATTGACATTATCAATTCTGCGATTGGGcaaaaatataatcacatgAGTATGGACCAATTGCAAACAACCCTACGTGAtattataagagataaaaaatatttgttagtcttggatgatgtttggaatgaaaactaTGAGTTGTGGTatgatttaagaaatttattaatggAGTGCGTTAGTGGAAGTAAAATCATAGTAACTACACGTAGTGATCATGTTGCCTCGATTATGGGATCTGTATCTACATATAAGTTAAAAGGTCTTTCTCTTAATCAATGTTTGTTAGTGTTtgttaaatatgcatttaaagAAGGTCAAGAAAAACAACATCCCAACCTTTTAGAGattggaaaagaaattgtaaaaaaatgtaGAGGTGTTCCATTGGCAGTAAGAGCCTTAGGAAGTCTTCtttattcttcaaattttgaacaAGATTGGATAAATGTGAGGGATACTGAGATATGGAAGCTAGATCAAAAGGATAATAGTATTTTACATGCtctaaaaataagttataatcaTTTGTCGCCTCCTTTGAAGCAATGTTTTGTCTTTTGCTCCATATTTCCAAAAGACTTCACATTTTGGAACTTTAACTTGATTAAGTTTTGGATGGCCAATGGGCTTCTCGAAGCCCccaatgaaaatgaagatttggAAACTATTGGCatgcaatatataaaagaattaatgtgGAGATCTTTCTTTCAAGATATTCAAGATTGTGAAAATGGTGTCTATTCATTTAAAATACATGATCTAATGCATGATGTTGCCACATTATTGTTCCAAAATGAGGGCTTCATAGTGAAAGGGAGTACCCTAATTACTACCAAAACTTCTTATCGTCATTTATTATGTCATTTGGATGCAAGTCAAGAAGAGGCTCCAAGCTTTTTACCTAACCAAATTAATAGTGTAAGGGGTAATTTAAGAAGCATTATGTTTTTTACACGTGTTGGAGAAAATATTACTGTTAGCCAatcatttttagaattaattgtCTCAAGATTTCAGTTTTTGCGGTTATTACATTTATCTGGTTTAGGTATTGAAGCAGTGCCTAAAAGAATTGGTAATCTGAAGCATTTGAGATATTTGGAATTATCATTTAAcccgaaaataaaaaaactcccAAGTTCGATTTATAAGCTACAAAGTTTGCAATATTTATCGTTGTTTGAGTGCAAGAAACTACAAGAGTTAAGTGGAGAtgttaaatacttaattaatcTGCGAGGGTTAACCTTAACCACAGTGCAAAAGCATCTACCAAATAATGGAATTGGCTGCTTGAATTCTCTTCGATTTTTAATTATTCGCAATTGtagcaaattaaaatatttgtgtgAAGATATTGGTCGCCTGAGGGTCATTCGAATAATACACATTTCCCAATGTCCAAGTCTTATCTCATTACCACGTGGTGTAAGAAGCCTAAGCTCATTAGAAGATCTTCGTTTGGTAGATTGTGTAAGGCTTAATCTTGATTTGAGCATAGGATCAGATGAGCAACACAATCATGAAGAACTCAATAGCACAGGGCCTCCCCTTCGATTGCTTGAAATTGATAATTTACCACAATTGGTGAAATTGCCGCAATGGCTTCTTCGCTGTTCGACAAACACGCTGCAAACCTTGCGTATTGGTAATTGTTCCAACTTGAAGGCACTGCCAGAGTCAATGCAAAAACTTCAAGCTCTTCGGGTTTGGAATTGTCctgaattgtcatctctacccAAGGATATCAATCATCTCATCGCTTTGAGAGAACTAATAATTGAAGACTGTCCTATACTGACGGAAAGATGCAAACCAGAAGGAGGTGAAGATTGGCCCAAGATTGCTCATATCCCGCAGATTGAACTTGATGGAGAGGTTATCAAGTCAACCGAAAATTAG